One Aciduliprofundum boonei T469 genomic region harbors:
- a CDS encoding DUF5591 domain-containing protein, with amino-acid sequence MLVKRFGLAKITRGTMETPLLLETGKDIEFNGNTFKFLNFEIGRDVLYTPEMNEGEIKIADDIYLIPHINSRLRNTTNFVDYTIKLRYKLGFDKLFYAPGAPPHLIPILTYLGYDIFDDSLEHIEDYSLVGRIDDAPPISKFIISQTKIALKKGLLRELVESIADNKAKEILRYLDMNYYSLIENFYPIWNPQINAVTLDSLYRPDVRRWIGRLKDRYKKPSWAKYLLLIPCSAKKPYSISKSHREMREHIKATMHEVILTSPLALVPRELERFYPAQNYDIPVIGHWYEEEKKLIRDTLEWYLSKFEYEEIISFLPESMRFLEDILNDFGAHTIWGKDYEELEKSTKKLDYHIPRNVLERENFKSLARFQFGCCEELLDEAKIKGRYYQLNIWKERKRIFSYNPQKGMLTLTEESAKCLAKNEKYTVYIDDFYPEGDVFAAGILNSTEDIREEDEVAVVYEDELRGWGIAKMSHIDMLQQKKGKAVKIRGKIKTTG; translated from the coding sequence ATGCTCGTTAAAAGATTTGGATTAGCAAAAATTACAAGAGGGACGATGGAAACTCCATTGCTCTTAGAGACAGGAAAGGATATAGAATTCAATGGAAATACATTCAAATTTCTTAATTTTGAAATTGGAAGGGATGTACTTTACACACCAGAGATGAACGAAGGAGAAATAAAAATTGCGGATGATATTTATCTGATACCACATATAAATTCTCGCTTAAGAAATACTACAAATTTTGTAGATTACACTATTAAGCTCAGATACAAACTTGGATTTGATAAATTGTTTTACGCTCCGGGCGCTCCACCTCATCTCATTCCTATCCTAACTTATCTTGGGTATGATATATTTGATGATTCTTTAGAGCACATAGAAGATTATTCATTGGTAGGAAGAATTGATGATGCCCCGCCAATATCAAAATTTATTATCTCTCAAACAAAGATTGCTTTGAAAAAAGGATTGCTCAGAGAGCTTGTAGAGAGCATAGCGGATAACAAAGCCAAGGAAATATTGAGGTATCTAGATATGAACTACTATTCTTTAATTGAAAATTTTTATCCCATTTGGAATCCTCAGATAAATGCTGTAACATTGGACTCTCTTTATAGGCCCGATGTGAGGAGATGGATCGGGCGTTTGAAAGATAGGTATAAAAAACCGTCTTGGGCTAAATATTTGCTTCTCATACCCTGCAGTGCTAAGAAGCCATATTCAATATCAAAATCGCACAGAGAAATGAGAGAGCATATAAAAGCCACCATGCACGAGGTAATCTTAACCTCTCCTTTGGCCCTTGTACCAAGGGAGCTTGAAAGGTTCTATCCCGCCCAAAATTATGACATACCTGTGATAGGACATTGGTACGAAGAGGAGAAGAAATTGATAAGGGATACCTTAGAATGGTATCTTTCAAAGTTTGAATACGAGGAAATAATATCATTTTTACCAGAGAGCATGAGATTCTTAGAGGATATCCTAAATGATTTCGGAGCACATACAATTTGGGGTAAGGATTATGAAGAACTAGAAAAATCAACAAAAAAATTGGATTACCATATCCCAAGGAATGTGCTTGAGAGAGAGAATTTCAAGAGTTTGGCTAGATTCCAATTTGGATGTTGCGAAGAGTTATTGGATGAAGCAAAGATAAAGGGAAGATACTACCAGCTCAATATATGGAAAGAGAGGAAAAGAATATTCAGTTACAATCCTCAAAAGGGGATGCTAACACTCACGGAAGAATCCGCAAAATGCTTGGCAAAAAATGAGAAATATACCGTATACATAGACGATTTTTATCCAGAGGGAGATGTTTTTGCAGCAGGTATTCTAAATTCAACAGAAGATATAAGGGAAGAGGATGAAGTAGCCGTAGTATACGAGGATGAATTGAGGGGATGGGGTATTGCAAAAATGAGCCATATTGACATGCTCCAGCAGAAAAAGGGAAAGGCAGTGAAGATTAGGGGTAAAATCAAAACCACTGGTTAG